In Bacillus sp. FJAT-45037, the following are encoded in one genomic region:
- a CDS encoding DUF2325 domain-containing protein translates to MSSLLIVGADKLGSIPQKLEKLGFDKIIHLNGRKAQMVKRDIPTHVDLVLVLTDFINHNLTSVLKKKAAEQNIPICYAKRSWCSIYESVGRCQVDCNRRDECPYK, encoded by the coding sequence ATGAGTTCATTACTTATTGTTGGCGCTGATAAGCTAGGTTCAATTCCGCAAAAGCTTGAAAAGTTAGGTTTTGATAAAATTATTCACTTGAATGGAAGAAAGGCTCAGATGGTTAAAAGAGACATTCCTACTCATGTGGATCTCGTCTTGGTGTTGACTGATTTTATTAATCACAATCTAACATCAGTGCTCAAGAAAAAAGCAGCTGAACAAAATATCCCGATCTGCTATGCCAAACGTTCTTGGTGTTCGATCTATGAATCCGTTGGAAGGTGTCAGGTCGATTGCAATCGTAGGGACGAATGTCCTTACAAATAG
- a CDS encoding metal ABC transporter solute-binding protein, Zn/Mn family, whose amino-acid sequence MIEVKKWLLLFVLSTLLVVVAACGGDEGTTEDSGQLNILTSFSILADLTERVTGDLATVDYIVPLGEEPHEYEPVPSDFQKASDTSIFFVNGLGLEEWLVRLVDNAGGVEPVSVSNGIEEVIPVGNSDEDDPHAWLDVNNVIQYVENIRDELMTLDPDNSEQYEANAEAYINELTELDEWIQAEVAEIPADKKTIVVSENAYQYFGAAYGFETIGIWELNSSEEGTPGQISRVVDIIRDQGIPAVFVETTVDERYMQTVAENAEVEIAGSVYTDAVGTEGSGAETYIDMMKHNVNTFVDGLKQ is encoded by the coding sequence ATGATTGAAGTGAAGAAATGGTTATTACTTTTTGTTTTATCAACATTACTCGTAGTAGTTGCGGCATGCGGTGGAGATGAAGGAACAACAGAAGATTCTGGTCAGCTAAATATTCTTACGAGCTTTTCTATTTTAGCCGATCTTACGGAACGAGTGACAGGAGATTTGGCCACTGTTGATTATATTGTTCCATTAGGAGAAGAGCCACATGAATATGAGCCGGTTCCGAGTGACTTCCAGAAGGCAAGCGACACATCTATTTTCTTTGTTAATGGATTAGGTCTTGAAGAGTGGTTAGTGAGATTAGTCGATAATGCAGGTGGCGTAGAGCCTGTCTCCGTTTCTAATGGTATCGAAGAAGTCATTCCAGTTGGAAACTCAGATGAAGATGATCCTCATGCATGGTTAGATGTAAATAATGTCATTCAATATGTTGAAAACATTCGTGATGAATTAATGACTCTTGATCCAGACAACAGTGAGCAATATGAAGCCAATGCAGAAGCTTATATTAATGAATTAACAGAGCTTGATGAGTGGATCCAAGCAGAAGTGGCTGAGATTCCAGCTGATAAGAAAACCATTGTTGTAAGTGAAAATGCATACCAATATTTTGGGGCAGCATATGGCTTTGAAACTATTGGGATTTGGGAGTTAAACTCTAGTGAAGAAGGGACGCCAGGTCAGATTTCCCGTGTGGTTGACATTATTCGTGATCAAGGCATCCCTGCTGTGTTTGTAGAAACAACTGTAGATGAGAGATATATGCAGACGGTTGCTGAAAATGCGGAGGTAGAGATTGCAGGTAGTGTATATACAGACGCTGTTGGGACAGAAGGTAGCGGAGCTGAGACATACATTGATATGATGAAGCACAATGTGAATACGTTCGTAGATGGTCTAAAACAATAA
- a CDS encoding rhomboid family intramembrane serine protease: MNLFIRQESFYSFRRNYPIIFGLLIIHFALFLWMNLLPGGSWIRTMGVGYNLAVANGEWWRLITPIFMHITVGHVVFNSFSLVIFGPALEQMLGKIRFILFYLTTGIIANIATFYLGGLGYPPHLGASGAIFGLFGLYAYLVLLRKDLIDRANSQLVMTILIIGLVMTFVNSNINVLAHLFGLIGGAALAPLIIIGVKPYQSFHHVHEPGEVTFNPNRWAKQRKNKKVISRILWVGLGILLLAGILSNIL, translated from the coding sequence GTGAACTTGTTTATTCGCCAAGAAAGCTTCTATTCCTTTAGAAGAAATTATCCGATCATCTTCGGACTATTAATCATTCACTTTGCACTATTTCTTTGGATGAATCTCTTACCGGGGGGAAGTTGGATTCGGACAATGGGAGTTGGCTACAACTTGGCCGTCGCTAACGGAGAGTGGTGGCGACTTATCACACCTATTTTCATGCATATCACCGTCGGGCATGTTGTGTTTAACTCCTTTTCTCTTGTCATTTTCGGTCCAGCACTAGAGCAAATGCTAGGGAAGATACGCTTCATTTTGTTTTACCTAACCACTGGTATTATTGCAAATATCGCCACATTTTATTTGGGTGGACTGGGCTACCCTCCACACTTAGGGGCATCTGGGGCAATCTTTGGCTTATTTGGATTGTATGCCTACCTTGTACTCTTGCGAAAAGATCTAATTGATCGAGCAAATTCACAACTAGTAATGACCATCCTTATTATTGGTCTAGTTATGACCTTTGTAAACTCGAACATTAACGTCCTTGCCCATTTATTCGGGTTAATAGGAGGCGCTGCACTTGCACCCTTAATTATAATCGGTGTAAAGCCTTATCAATCCTTCCACCACGTACACGAGCCTGGTGAGGTAACGTTTAACCCCAACCGTTGGGCGAAACAACGTAAAAATAAAAAGGTAATCTCTCGCATATTATGGGTTGGTTTAGGTATCCTTTTGTTAGCTGGAATCTTATCAAACATACTTTAA
- the acpS gene encoding holo-ACP synthase: MIIGIGVDIIELDRIKKAMDKQPRFLEKILTKKEQATCCQFTEKRLVEYIAGRFAAKEAFVKAAGTGISATYGWHDIEVLNEDSGKPVLHTEIDCTVHLSISHSESNAIAQVILERLSS, translated from the coding sequence ATGATTATTGGAATCGGTGTTGATATTATTGAACTTGATCGAATAAAGAAGGCGATGGACAAACAGCCGCGTTTTCTAGAGAAGATTTTAACAAAAAAAGAACAAGCTACTTGTTGCCAGTTCACTGAGAAAAGGCTAGTAGAATACATTGCCGGCAGATTCGCTGCCAAAGAAGCGTTTGTCAAAGCAGCTGGCACAGGAATATCTGCGACTTATGGTTGGCACGACATTGAAGTTTTAAATGAAGATAGTGGTAAGCCTGTCTTACATACTGAGATAGATTGTACCGTTCACCTTTCAATATCTCACAGTGAGTCTAATGCGATTGCTCAAGTGATTTTAGAGCGCTTGTCAAGCTAG
- a CDS encoding LolA family protein, with translation MKRVRWLIALVLMVSVLAACGEKTQDDILGDLESKLSEISGYKATATMTLQTGNEPQTYEVDVWHQEKDYYRVALKNAAKDQSQIILRNDDGVFVLTPALNKSFRFQSDWPINSSQVYLYGSLIQDVLMDPERTFTATEDAYVFQTNTNYQNKNLSSQEITFSKKELAPLQVKVMNPDLEVLVQLDFTQFEENASFDEGDFDMERNMNGAQMNEQPTMATPEEAMSVHYPMYTPDGTSLDSSQTVQTDRGESVVLQYAGEMPFTLIQEKSQVVPAMTPMNVSDGEPVDLGFTIGVMTEESLMWSYNGVDFYLASSQLGTEEMTSIARSVYGTHEK, from the coding sequence ATGAAAAGGGTAAGATGGTTGATAGCACTAGTCTTAATGGTATCTGTTCTTGCAGCATGCGGAGAGAAGACTCAAGATGATATCCTTGGAGACCTAGAAAGCAAACTGTCGGAAATCAGTGGTTATAAAGCAACCGCTACGATGACATTGCAGACTGGGAATGAGCCACAAACATATGAAGTGGATGTTTGGCATCAAGAAAAGGATTACTATCGTGTAGCACTTAAAAACGCTGCGAAAGATCAAAGTCAAATTATCCTTCGTAATGATGATGGAGTTTTCGTGTTAACACCAGCACTAAATAAGAGTTTCCGTTTCCAAAGTGACTGGCCGATTAATAGTAGCCAAGTCTACTTATATGGCTCTCTAATTCAAGACGTGTTAATGGACCCAGAGAGAACATTTACAGCGACAGAGGATGCGTATGTATTCCAAACGAATACGAACTATCAAAATAAGAACTTAAGCAGTCAAGAAATAACGTTTAGCAAAAAAGAATTGGCTCCACTTCAAGTGAAAGTTATGAATCCAGACCTAGAGGTTCTTGTCCAATTAGATTTCACTCAATTTGAAGAGAATGCAAGCTTTGATGAAGGTGATTTTGATATGGAACGCAACATGAATGGAGCTCAAATGAATGAGCAGCCGACAATGGCGACTCCAGAAGAGGCGATGTCTGTCCACTATCCAATGTACACGCCAGATGGGACGTCATTAGACTCATCTCAAACGGTGCAGACTGATCGCGGCGAGAGTGTAGTTTTACAATACGCAGGGGAGATGCCGTTTACACTGATTCAAGAAAAGAGTCAAGTGGTCCCAGCTATGACTCCTATGAATGTAAGTGATGGAGAACCTGTCGATTTAGGCTTCACCATTGGGGTCATGACAGAAGAGTCCTTAATGTGGTCATACAACGGAGTTGATTTCTATTTAGCCTCTTCACAACTTGGCACCGAAGAAATGACTTCCATTGCAAGGTCAGTATATGGTACACACGAAAAATAA
- a CDS encoding CopG family ribbon-helix-helix protein: MFVSGQSTKRIVVNLPQHLLNEVDGVIQQENVNYSEFLSQATKLYLRERKKRQIRETMQQGYMEMAKINLNLASEAFLAEEEAESTLDRLVSGV; encoded by the coding sequence ATGTTCGTGTCAGGACAAAGTACAAAGCGTATTGTAGTGAATTTGCCACAACATTTGTTAAACGAGGTGGACGGTGTGATTCAACAAGAGAATGTTAATTACAGTGAGTTCTTATCACAAGCAACGAAATTGTATCTACGTGAACGGAAGAAACGTCAAATTCGTGAAACGATGCAACAAGGCTATATGGAAATGGCTAAAATTAATTTAAACCTTGCGTCTGAAGCCTTTCTTGCCGAGGAGGAAGCAGAGAGCACCCTTGATCGCCTAGTAAGTGGGGTGTAG
- a CDS encoding type II toxin-antitoxin system PemK/MazF family toxin produces MIVKRGDVYFADLSPVVGSEQGGVRPVLIIQNDIGNRFSPTVIVAAITAQIQKAKLPTHVEINAKRYGFDRDSVILLEQVRTIDKQRLTDKITHLDDDMMTRVNDALFISLGLIDF; encoded by the coding sequence TTGATTGTTAAAAGAGGCGACGTTTATTTTGCCGACCTTTCACCTGTTGTAGGTTCAGAACAGGGAGGAGTAAGGCCAGTATTAATTATCCAAAATGACATCGGCAACCGGTTCAGCCCTACAGTGATAGTGGCTGCTATTACTGCGCAAATTCAGAAGGCAAAATTGCCGACTCATGTTGAAATCAATGCAAAACGATACGGATTTGATCGTGATTCAGTCATTTTGCTAGAGCAAGTTCGAACCATTGATAAACAGCGCCTGACCGATAAGATCACTCATCTAGATGATGACATGATGACGCGAGTGAATGATGCGTTATTTATTAGCTTAGGTCTAATTGATTTTTAG
- a CDS encoding RsbT co-antagonist protein RsbRA: MQPYIVSFIYENREVLTERWEEQLKEIRKENYLNSISDTVYENTNHEFMNFIFESVDQNQVQANESTTDFTDRFIQSGWPLAYFTRGLQAFRRAILATLSESKTDVQELVGLFNEVEDWIDGIINRLVNDYSGSWEDIFEMQKLSLLELSAPLIPVFEGITVMPLIGTIDTARAKLIMENLLEGVIKNRSQVVLIDITGVPVVDTMVAHHIIQASEAVRLVGATCILVGIRPEIAQTIVNLGIDLGRFPTKSTLRKGMESALEMTNKKIEQV; this comes from the coding sequence ATGCAACCGTATATCGTGTCTTTTATATATGAAAATAGAGAAGTTCTGACGGAGAGGTGGGAGGAGCAACTCAAAGAAATACGTAAGGAGAACTATTTGAACTCAATCTCTGACACTGTGTATGAAAATACAAATCATGAATTTATGAATTTTATTTTTGAATCAGTAGATCAAAATCAAGTGCAAGCGAATGAGAGTACGACAGATTTTACGGATCGCTTTATTCAGTCAGGTTGGCCGCTAGCTTATTTCACACGAGGTCTTCAAGCTTTCCGTCGTGCGATATTAGCAACATTATCTGAGTCGAAGACGGATGTACAAGAACTAGTAGGTTTATTTAATGAAGTCGAAGATTGGATCGATGGAATTATTAACCGGTTAGTTAATGATTACTCGGGCTCATGGGAAGATATTTTTGAAATGCAAAAGTTATCACTTCTTGAATTATCTGCGCCTTTAATTCCAGTGTTTGAAGGAATTACGGTCATGCCTTTAATCGGTACAATTGACACAGCGCGGGCCAAGTTGATTATGGAAAATTTATTAGAAGGAGTCATTAAAAACCGTTCTCAAGTGGTCTTAATCGATATTACGGGAGTGCCTGTTGTTGATACGATGGTGGCACATCATATTATTCAAGCATCTGAAGCAGTACGTCTTGTTGGAGCGACTTGTATCTTAGTCGGAATTCGCCCAGAAATCGCTCAGACGATTGTGAATTTAGGTATCGACTTAGGAAGGTTCCCAACAAAGAGCACGTTACGTAAAGGTATGGAATCTGCACTAGAAATGACGAATAAAAAAATCGAACAAGTTTAA
- a CDS encoding STAS domain-containing protein has translation MRIPILKLHQYLLISIQVELDDQTALQFQEDLLNKIHKEGSTGVVIDLTSVDMIDSFIAKVLGDVVDMSNLMGARVVLTGIQPAVAITLIDMGIKLEEVPTALDLEQGLDKLQQELEG, from the coding sequence ATGAGGATACCCATTTTAAAGCTTCATCAGTACTTATTGATTAGTATCCAAGTAGAATTAGACGACCAAACAGCTCTTCAATTTCAAGAAGACTTGTTAAATAAAATCCATAAAGAAGGTTCAACAGGTGTGGTCATTGACTTAACATCTGTAGATATGATCGATTCGTTCATTGCTAAAGTATTAGGCGACGTCGTAGATATGTCGAACCTTATGGGAGCACGAGTTGTTTTAACTGGAATTCAACCGGCTGTAGCAATTACGTTAATTGATATGGGGATAAAGCTTGAAGAGGTTCCGACGGCCCTTGACTTAGAGCAAGGACTCGATAAATTACAACAGGAACTGGAGGGGTGA
- a CDS encoding anti-sigma regulatory factor produces MEAQSCVEVKNEWGIVAARQAGRTLSKEIGFGNVDQARITTAISELARNIYLYAQRGEICLERIEGPSKTGVIKGIKVIARDQGPGISDIRQVMVDGYTTSSGMGAGLPGVRRLMDEFSIESVVGEGTVITSTKWLR; encoded by the coding sequence ATGGAAGCCCAATCCTGTGTTGAGGTTAAGAATGAATGGGGGATTGTAGCTGCTAGACAAGCAGGCCGCACTCTCTCGAAAGAAATCGGGTTTGGGAATGTCGACCAAGCACGAATTACAACAGCGATCTCAGAGTTAGCGCGTAATATCTATTTATACGCTCAACGTGGAGAGATTTGCTTGGAGCGTATTGAAGGACCTTCAAAAACTGGTGTGATTAAGGGGATTAAAGTCATCGCTAGGGATCAAGGTCCGGGGATTTCAGACATTAGACAAGTGATGGTAGATGGATATACGACCTCAAGCGGTATGGGGGCAGGTCTGCCAGGTGTAAGACGATTAATGGATGAATTTTCGATCGAATCAGTTGTAGGAGAAGGGACCGTCATTACTTCGACCAAATGGCTTCGGTAA
- a CDS encoding PP2C family protein-serine/threonine phosphatase, giving the protein MDHTVQKLEETYKKILQTFLHDKSEQGLYEAQQFSKLLLEHQISPEELVSIHRSILEELFPDVSNEVQDSFELLLEVMMGYGLAHRAHQSLRDRQRELESEIDVAANMQQTLLPKEVPMTDELDIGVISVPATKMSGDYYHFVRDEFGKIGFAIADIIGKGVPAALCMSMIKYAMDSLPEQRLSPGDLLENLNRVVEQNVDDSMFITMMYGAYDTSTHEFHFSGAGHEPGFYYSASTDQFDELYAKGLVLGVSRHTKFREYHKNVELGDIIVFLSDGVTECRVGDDFIERDEIIQMIRSYMHLNAQEMVEHVYGELAKLQNFILKDDFTLIILRRSV; this is encoded by the coding sequence GTGGATCATACTGTTCAAAAACTAGAAGAAACGTATAAAAAGATACTACAAACCTTTTTACACGATAAGAGTGAACAAGGTTTATATGAAGCACAACAATTCAGCAAACTTTTACTCGAACACCAAATTTCTCCTGAGGAACTAGTAAGTATTCACCGTTCGATCTTAGAAGAGTTATTTCCGGATGTTTCAAATGAAGTGCAAGATTCATTCGAGTTACTGTTAGAGGTCATGATGGGATATGGACTTGCTCATCGTGCGCATCAAAGTTTACGAGATCGGCAGAGGGAACTTGAATCTGAAATCGATGTCGCTGCGAACATGCAGCAGACGTTACTACCAAAAGAGGTACCAATGACGGATGAGCTAGATATCGGTGTCATTAGTGTGCCAGCAACTAAGATGAGTGGAGATTATTACCACTTTGTTCGCGATGAGTTTGGGAAAATTGGATTCGCCATTGCAGATATCATTGGAAAGGGCGTTCCGGCTGCATTATGTATGTCAATGATCAAATACGCTATGGATAGTTTGCCAGAGCAACGATTAAGTCCTGGTGATCTTCTTGAGAACTTAAACCGTGTTGTCGAGCAAAATGTTGATGATAGTATGTTTATTACGATGATGTACGGGGCATATGATACAAGCACACATGAATTTCATTTTTCAGGTGCTGGTCATGAACCTGGATTCTATTATTCAGCTAGTACTGATCAATTTGATGAGCTCTATGCAAAAGGGCTTGTTTTAGGAGTGTCACGACACACGAAATTCCGTGAATACCATAAGAATGTTGAGCTGGGAGATATTATCGTCTTTCTCTCTGATGGAGTAACGGAATGTCGAGTGGGTGATGATTTTATTGAACGGGACGAAATAATACAAATGATTCGATCGTATATGCACTTAAATGCTCAAGAAATGGTAGAACATGTATATGGAGAATTGGCGAAATTACAAAACTTCATTTTAAAAGATGATTTCACACTAATCATCTTGCGTCGAAGTGTTTAA
- a CDS encoding STAS domain-containing protein, whose product MNLEITHKSLDNKEFVSVTGEIDAYTAPKLREALTPLAQQENKRIVVEMSNVQYIDSTGLGIFVGILKLADANGGSLVLTGVTDRVYRLFAITGLDEVIEIEQSEGEEAK is encoded by the coding sequence ATGAATTTAGAAATTACCCATAAATCATTAGATAATAAAGAGTTTGTATCTGTAACTGGAGAAATTGATGCTTACACAGCTCCTAAATTACGCGAGGCACTAACGCCACTTGCACAGCAAGAGAATAAACGCATTGTCGTAGAGATGTCGAATGTGCAATACATTGATAGTACAGGACTTGGTATTTTTGTAGGGATCCTGAAGTTGGCAGATGCAAACGGCGGATCATTAGTATTAACTGGAGTGACTGACCGAGTGTATCGTTTGTTCGCGATCACAGGGTTAGATGAAGTAATTGAGATTGAACAAAGCGAAGGGGAGGAAGCGAAATGA
- the rsbW gene encoding anti-sigma B factor RsbW, which translates to MTEHQVDNIEMKVPAKPEFVGIIRLTVSGIANRLGFTYDDIEDIKIAVAEACTNVVNHAYEGEGLISTSFILHEDRMEIVIADEGQSFDAVGTRNQLGPLDANKPVGDLKVGGLGLFLINTLMDKVEINDESGVVLRMTKFIHGDEVEPNVDGISSTQLEKR; encoded by the coding sequence ATGACGGAACACCAAGTTGACAACATCGAGATGAAGGTCCCTGCTAAACCTGAATTTGTAGGGATTATACGTTTGACTGTTTCTGGAATCGCCAATCGTCTAGGATTTACGTATGATGATATTGAAGATATTAAGATTGCTGTTGCAGAAGCATGTACGAACGTGGTAAATCATGCTTATGAGGGTGAAGGATTAATATCGACTTCGTTTATATTACATGAAGACAGAATGGAGATTGTCATAGCTGATGAGGGTCAAAGTTTTGATGCTGTAGGCACTCGAAATCAATTAGGACCGTTAGACGCGAATAAACCAGTGGGCGATCTGAAAGTAGGTGGATTAGGTCTTTTCCTCATTAACACTTTAATGGACAAAGTGGAGATTAATGATGAATCTGGAGTTGTCTTAAGGATGACGAAGTTTATTCACGGAGATGAGGTGGAGCCTAATGTCGATGGAATCTCTTCAACACAACTCGAAAAAAGATAA
- the sigB gene encoding RNA polymerase sigma factor SigB, with amino-acid sequence MSMESLQHNSKKDKVYEWIDRYQTDGDEEVQVNLVKHYEGLVRSLSRKFSRGREYDEDLFQVGMVGLLAAMKRYDSEFGRSFESFAVPTIVGEIKRFIRDKTWSVHVPRRIKELGPKIKKAVDTLTNELNRSPLVHEIATYLEVTEEEVLETMEMSKSYQALSVDRSLEADQEGGEVTLLELVGNEDPGFERTDQQMLLDKAFQVLNEREQEILQLTYYENMSQKDAGVKLGISQMHVSRLQRRALEKLRESIKIEPSEIL; translated from the coding sequence ATGTCGATGGAATCTCTTCAACACAACTCGAAAAAAGATAAGGTTTATGAATGGATCGATCGCTATCAAACCGATGGAGATGAGGAAGTTCAAGTAAATCTTGTTAAGCATTATGAAGGGTTAGTCCGATCTCTCTCAAGGAAATTTTCAAGAGGGAGAGAATATGATGAAGACCTTTTCCAAGTTGGAATGGTTGGATTACTGGCAGCAATGAAACGTTACGATAGTGAGTTTGGTCGTAGTTTTGAATCATTTGCTGTTCCAACGATCGTCGGTGAGATTAAGCGATTTATCCGAGATAAAACTTGGAGTGTCCACGTTCCAAGAAGGATAAAAGAATTAGGTCCTAAAATAAAAAAAGCTGTAGATACATTAACAAATGAGTTAAATCGCTCTCCGCTAGTTCATGAAATTGCTACGTATCTCGAGGTAACCGAAGAAGAAGTACTTGAGACGATGGAGATGAGCAAAAGTTATCAAGCCCTTTCTGTTGATCGCTCGCTTGAGGCCGATCAAGAAGGTGGAGAGGTAACGTTACTTGAGTTAGTTGGTAATGAAGATCCTGGGTTTGAGCGTACGGACCAACAAATGCTTCTTGATAAAGCTTTCCAAGTTTTAAACGAACGTGAACAAGAAATTTTGCAACTGACTTATTATGAAAATATGAGTCAAAAGGATGCTGGTGTGAAGTTAGGTATTTCTCAAATGCATGTATCAAGGTTGCAAAGAAGAGCTTTAGAAAAATTGCGTGAATCAATTAAAATAGAGCCTTCGGAGATATTATAA
- a CDS encoding PP2C family serine/threonine-protein phosphatase yields MVSVYEQKSVEIVVVEQAKPGNIHSGDAHVVIQEDNYTICAVVDGLGSGVEASESALAAIDVIENYHREGVQDIVNRCNKVMVNKRGIVMTILKFDFIKRELTYSNVGNITFVLYQPDGTRVQPIPMRGYLSGRKNNITSKNIRYQEGSAFMLYSDGVKIPFTKNMLLSMHSPKEDVKKMLTDGSFEVDDVTLLVGKLA; encoded by the coding sequence ATGGTTTCTGTTTATGAACAAAAAAGTGTAGAGATTGTCGTTGTGGAACAAGCGAAGCCTGGTAATATTCATTCTGGTGATGCACATGTTGTGATTCAAGAAGATAATTATACAATTTGTGCAGTTGTAGATGGCCTTGGAAGTGGAGTAGAAGCTTCTGAATCTGCATTAGCAGCTATAGATGTTATTGAGAATTATCATAGAGAAGGTGTGCAAGACATTGTTAATCGTTGTAATAAGGTGATGGTTAACAAACGTGGCATTGTGATGACGATTTTAAAGTTTGACTTCATAAAGAGGGAGTTGACGTACAGTAATGTCGGTAATATAACTTTTGTGTTATATCAACCAGACGGTACTAGAGTGCAACCGATCCCAATGCGAGGGTATTTATCAGGTCGCAAAAACAATATTACAAGTAAAAACATTCGCTACCAAGAAGGTAGTGCATTCATGTTGTATTCAGACGGAGTGAAAATTCCGTTTACTAAGAATATGTTACTTTCGATGCATTCTCCAAAAGAGGATGTAAAAAAAATGTTAACAGATGGCAGCTTCGAAGTGGACGATGTCACACTATTAGTAGGTAAATTAGCATAA